In the genome of Lactuca sativa cultivar Salinas chromosome 3, Lsat_Salinas_v11, whole genome shotgun sequence, the window gagagatcataaatcgaaaagtgcgtacatctagatctccttaacctaaaacggtggtacgtggagagccaaaccgataaaacaatgttacatactcatcgggagtatgcaagatccttaaacaaggcttaacggggtttacagaccttgcagtgcgaagccggacactcaaaaaggtcaccaatgaaacctctctcaatcgttttcactccatctcttcttatcagaaatctctcccaaatctctccaagaatgtcaaatctctcccaaatctctctttgtatgagaaatctctccaagaatgtcaaatctctcccaaatctctctaagtatgtgaaacctctcccaaatctctctttgtatgagaaacctctctaaGAATGTtgaatctctcccacatatctctttgtatgagaaatctctccaagaatgtcaaatctcttccaaatctctctaagaatgtgaaatctctcccacatatctctttgtatgagaaatctctccaagaatgtcaaatctcttccaaatctctctaagaatatgaaatctctcccaaatatctctttgtatgagaaatctctccaagaatgtcaaatctcttccaaatctctctaagaatatgaaatctctcccaaatatctctctatatgtgaaatctctccatgtatgtcaaatatctcccaaatctctctaagaaagtgaaatctctcccaaatatctctctgtatgtgaaatctctccaagtatgtcaaatcactcccaaatctctctaagaatgtgaaatctctcccacatatctctttgtatgagaaatctctccaagaatgtcaaatctctcccaaatctctctaagaatatgaaatctctcccaaatatctctctgtatgtgaaatctctcaaagtatgtcaaatctctcccaaatctctctgagtatgtggaatctctctcaaatctctctcgaaatctctctcgaaatctctcccaactttctataatcactcggggcattccgaccctcgaatttggcgaaaacagcccaaaagcggaagtctacgaaacccctcttaggaaccgaaagtccccttaggaaccgaaccctcctgatgaagaaggctgctgaaccgaaccgaacctcactcaaagaaccgaaccgaacctcactcaaagaaccgaagCGAACCTTCGGTTCTGACCCTTCGGACTGAGCCTTCGGACTGAGCCCCTCGCCTTCGCTTCTTGCTTCTGGTTCGCACCGTTTGCTTCCGGctcagcaccagcaaggaccgaacctcggcctaggaccgagaggtctcgctgggaacgctttttctcccggttttcgactaaattcgcattttaggcccgtttttaattgttttaacatgggattttcacccaaaactttattttaacatataaggacccttaagtattaattaatcacatttttaaggataaaaccttatccaaaagagagtgggtgaagtcaaaggtagagtgttgactttacttatttccatgacacaagcaaccactcctatacccactccatgtcactattcaccaccagcccatccctagtcacttcataggtcctttctcactattttcaactattcccacgttcttagggctggaacatccatcctctctcctcacactttagtcattctctcattttcaccaagaatcacactccaaactctctcatctttttctctctaattcgagaatttcaaggcatactccaagactcttctcctacaattagtaagtatcatcatctttcttatgattattacacatcctcctactcaaaatcaaatattgcttacacaaacatcatcacattcttgttagatcttcgaatcttcaagtgattcttcaagtgttcttgggttgaacacttctcttcttcaacacttacctactgaaatcactcaaggtgagttcatacccctacatttttatgttttcttaagtttttaggggggggggggggggggaatacaagttaaaacaccaagaacataactaaaattttctaacagctttcatcagaaaagttggactccattcacggactgttttggacaacttaaacatttttctttgaaaaactgttttaggtgtaagtagttccagttcttagctttaaaatgactacttgaacatctctatacgatttttctacaatttatggtgatttttacaaaactgcctatcatttcaaacaccaatccggaccagtctgtgattatggactttttcacccaagttggaggtcattaaaaatcatgataaaaattatgagtaaactagacacattttgggaactctcagaatttacggatttagttttcgacttcgtatgatttttctatggcttttctaaaacagtgcaggaaggtctaatttagttaacatcatataattttcataacactttgtattatgttgagcaaagtgtgtaaatataaattctaagtattgaatgtgtttctttgtaaattttatcatcataaactgaaaataagtcattcatgataagattattcattcatttagaacacgtatataagctataataagcatagtttaatgcaTTTCATAACAccaacgctttttcataaaagagttcttatatattacaaacattttggataaaactataataggtatagtttatgatacatcacataacacacacgtacaaaaagggtacattcatacagaaaggttttacactcacgcacacaactcgtaaacttgttaacctaaactgtgagacaatctctttccgtacgtccgagtgcgggatataattcctgttagttataatcagagtctcctggagggagaacgtgatagttgtgtatagatctatattgggtttgacaccccacaccttgctgctagctacagtgggacctgcaggtctacgggtgacaaatgtcatttcagttttacgacgcctgagaaacgtcgtggcaggttcatttagtcatagtatgattatagcgactcacatagggatataacaatacataaagtttacggggtttttataaaacttaaatgggttttatgtcgattttagaATCACTTATTATCTCAATAGGTacagatattactgtacactttcggttttggtatttatgactacacatcatttgaaaccacactTATATCCttaagtatggacaatacttgttattttctcggtcctgggatttaggactacatatacataaagtattaacaaacataagaatttacgggaatttcatttaattcaggcgcgtttatgtcaatttaaacacatatcattttctattagtaagagaggttacttatacattttggtcttcggttataagactacattacataacttttataaagaaaatatcggattttctggatacatatactatcgcttttacaaggaaaacggtttacttctccaacaaaatttcttatgaactcaccaacctttgtgttgacactttttcaaaactacttgtattctcacaAAATCaataaacaggtaaccaagtgcttttgaggatgggacgttaaggcgtcaaagatttcatacttattgtctacatattgtaattgatttagaacatgtaattcatacaatgatgtaactctttcgaaTAGATATatatgattggttgtatttactttgagcactattatactcgttgttgtgatactatacatgaagtcctccacctccggacgtttccgccatccttggtttgggggtgtgacaacggcTCGGCAGAAAGCGATTTTTCAGTGCTTACGtgcaccacatgctcaagattttcttctgGCTATCCCTATAGATGGGCTTGGCCAACACATGTCTCCCGTGGAGTatcgtactattctcaaatatcaaCTCATGATTCCCATTTTCCCAGCTGGCGAGATATGTCTTGtgtgtcgcaaggcatgtttggactcttttgaaGAGCATGCAGTTCATTGTAGAGAACTCTCGGGGTTCAAATACAGGCACGATATGGTTAGAGATGTTTTATTTGACATATTTAAGCGTGTCGGGGGTTCCGCTAAGAAAGAGGCACCTGTTAATTTCTTGACTGACCCGACAGAAGGAAAGTCAACCCTcagaccggctgacattttgatttttggatgggtcagagggaaacacgcatgtgtggatcttacaggggtatcccctTTCGTGGGCCTGAGAGCTGAGGGTTTCACAGCGGGACATGCTGCTTTAAAAGCAGCCACATAcaaagtcaccaaacatgagagatcgtgcctggaaaatcaacacgtgttcatatcatttgcatttgatacgtttggtttcctcgcaccggatgcggtagagcttcttaaaaaagtacaacgaatcatgcatagtaatgttatatcccATAGATCTgcggatgtagtctttaaaagaattagttttaccattcaaaaaggcttagcggcacaacttgttgcccgtttgccatctcactcattATACAATgacaattaattattttaatatattgactaatcattaaaaacaaaaaaattaaatactCTTATGAAGAATTTAACATGTCCAAAAGTATTTTACTTCTCTCGTGAAACTCATTTCTAGATTTAAACAGTGCGATGTAGGAAGCCTTGTGTTTCTCCTAGACCCACATCAGCAACATATAAAGAAACTCATTTCATGGTGGTAAATGATTCTTGTAGTAGGAGTGTGATGGAGTTTGCAAGGATAAAACAAAAGAACGTAACCCATATGAGCCAATCACAACGCGCCACGAGGGCATCATCCTATCTTCATCAGTCCTCACATCTTCAAACTTCATATCCGTCTTCCCCGTGTACACTTGCAGTTTCTGGCTGACTGGCTGGAAATCCGACCGGGACACAGAGAAGTATGGCAACCACACTCGCTTTTCTTCAAATCCCAACGATTCCCTCTAAATCATCATCACCTTCGCAATGCTTAATTCCATCCGTCGATTCCAGTAAAATACACGTTTCTAATCATCCGATCAATGCCCTCCACCTCCACCTTCACCACTTAAAATCGGTTTCTCTCCCTCTTTCAGCAGTCACATTACCCTTCTTTTTAAACCCGCAGGCATGCCTCCCGTTGAATTCCATCGAGTAAATTTCATATATTTGGTACTGCAATTTACTAATTAGGCTTCTTTCCGGCACCAACAGGATGCATTTGCTGCTGGTGGCGAATATGGGATACTGGAGGGGAGATCACTGGCCTTGATTCACCCAATTGTGATGGGTGGTCTGTTCGTTTATACACTTTATGCTGGGTATTTGGGATGGCAATGGAGGAGGGTGCGAACAATTCAGGATGAGATTAACGAGTTGAAGAAGCAAGAGAAGCCTGTTCCCGTCACCCCCGAGGGAACCCCACTACAATCCACAACTCCTTCACCACTTCAAGTCAAAATTCAACAGCTTTCTGAGGTTTGCTCATCTAATTGTCTGCAATCCATCCATGTAATCACACTTTTTGCCCTAAATTCTCTCCAAATAAAATCTCACAGGAAAGGAAGGAATTGATCAAGGGACAATATAAAGAAAAACATTTCAACGCAGGCTCGATCTTGCTTGCGTTTGGTGTGTTTGAATCCATTGGCGGCGGAGTCAACACCTATCTCAGGACCGGAAAGCTATTCCCGGGGCCCCATCTATACGCCGGTGCAGGTAACTTGTTGGTTGATTGATTGGTATCTTAGAAACAACAAACATAGGAAAAATCACAAAATGATTTTACTGATTTTGGGAGTATTTGGAACAGCAATAACGGTGCTTTGGGCTGCAGCTGCTGCTCTTGTTCCCCCTATGCAGAAAGGAAGTGAAACAGCCCGGAACCTTCATATTGCATTGAACGTACTAAATGTTCTTCTTTTCATATCCCAGATCCCAACTGGGTGGGATATTGTTCTTAAAGTGTTTGAGTTCACCAAATGGCCCTGATCTTACTTCATTCTTTCGTATTTCAATCACCAAATTTAGATATCTTAATTAAGTGTATGTATAGTGTATACACTATACACTATACACCACTATTGTAACAATAACATTTGCATTCCAAGTAAAGTGTCACTGAAAAATGAATACTGTATGTAGAAGATTACATATAAATGCTAGTTTTGTTCAAGTCTTCGAATTCCCAAACCTTTATTTATAGAGCTTTTTATGACATAATAAACGACTAGATCTTATTATGACATAATAAACGAATAGATTACATATGGCCTTACACCCACTTTAATgctcatatttggccttaaacttggaAAAACCATTAAGTATGGGACCTAGAACACTCCTCGAATGCTTGTAGAACCTTGGAATCACCTCAAAAACACCTCCCATCAtgagtgtacggctgtacactcaTGAGCCATGCACCCATCGCCATACACACCCAAAGGGTGGCCGTACACCTCCCTCATTCGGTCGTTTATGGATCCGACACTTAGTTCTAATATTTCCAGGTCATTAGGGTGGTTTCCCGTCATGATTAGTCATGAAATACTCTAATCCGATACATATATGTTTTACCATATGTTAATAAGATCCACTTGCGTACGAAACGTCAGTTGACTCTCAGCATCCAtaccgatcttacattcgaatcctacgtcaaacagtgagttcatacccctacacttttacgatttttaaacatttttttttggggggggggggggggggggggggagatacaAGCTAAACACAATAGttttcaacaagtcaaacttatGCAATTATTCAAATCAATGGTTTTCATAAAGTATTTAGATGCTTAATCCCTTTTTGTACCATGCAGAGCATAAGAGACGTTTTCTAAATTTAATTGCATAACTTTCCGAACATTTCATGAACATAACATTAcaatcaaactataataggtatagtttggggatttcatttccagTTTTACAGATACAAACCACTTATACGGTTGAATACATAAACTATAACAGATTTAGTTTATATCCTACGTTACTACAAGAGTACAacagtaaataattattttagtataattatttttactctacaaaACATGCCTCGGATTTACATACGAAAGAATAGTACACATATATATTATTACTCGTAAAGTCGTTAACTTAAttgggagacacgtccttgggcgCTTACAACATAACCTAAGTGGAGCACTACCCTTATGAACCAGAATTTCCTGGAGGGAAAGCGTGActtttgtatatagatctatacgggactgactatcccgcacctgactgctagctacagtcggaccggcaggtctacgggtgacaaatgtcataaagaTATCGATGTCTGTTCCAGTCGTATCAAGCTTAAGTATGTTCATAAAACTCGCAAATTACACGACACTTTTTACGTAATAATATACCTCACATGAACAATTGCTTTACCAACATAAGTGTGATACTTATGCCATACAATTTCAGAATCATTAAAGCAAGAAACACATGATTAccaggaaaataagggattttcccagataaacagaacatactttacatactggtggtagccagggttttcaaacaaaacatactttacatactggtggtagccagggttttcaaacgagATACacttacatactggtggtaaccagggttttcgatacaaacgatattttacttataatgaaaatgaatcatttatacaaattcagtgactagttttcattacaaaaagatgcttatgaactcaccaactttatgctgatacgttttcaaacttacttgtattctcaggataaCCATAGACAGGCACCCTTGCCAactttttggagaagacggagtattttgaagtctcgtcttttactttgtttcatttgatttatacaaactatattttcaaacagatgtaaatattcatattgtaatgtaCTGGTtatgtttacttcgcttactatgatacgattgttgtgatactacacatgacgtcatccacccccggacgtttccgccgtctgttCCTACGGTTCGGGGGTgtcacagattggtatcagagctattgtttatagtgatctaagtataccgaaccttacatggtatacaactataaacacaaaagggccaaagtgatctgaactaaaagtatactttaaaatataagtattttccaggaagtatacaagtatacctacacACCAGAAACAGTAACCaggagtagaacaaaacaaaagtaatttgATGTTGGACAGTGTGGTTAAACCTGAGCAGTTATATAATCATGTCTACGGTCaatatatcctgatcaactatattcattcgagaattgaccaacatgttcttgggagtgactgtagcgtgcagcaggcctaaaacttacccaacaTCCATACAACAAGATATCGGTacaacaaaacacaaaatactataggagtattttactaGAGTCAAATTCCTTGCAGAGAATCATTTCCAtgtgttgctactcattccttTTGCGACAAATTACTTGCATTAGTAGCTTTCCCTTGTTTATCTCTTAGTAGAACACTCTACCCATCAGATTGAGATATTTCTTGCTTCATATCTCTTAATTCAATTCAGATTCCTtatcatcctcttcttcctgatcattgttagaacaagatgcctccaaggaaaaTACCCAGcgcaaagaacaacaatcccccaccgccacctcctcagttcgatcccgctatgttccaggcagctgttattGCCGCTATGGCTGCCGCATGTCACAGATTAATCCTGGCAGCTCTGGTGGGTCGGGAGGTGGTActcatccccaaaatcatgaaggtagtcagggacaccagaaggagtttTCCAaaaggacttcatgaacgcaaaacccacaccTTTTGACGACAATAGAAGTGTTATTGCtctgactcgatggttcgagaagatcgagtccatctttgaaatttgttcttgtTCTAAATTCAACAAGGTGAAATTCACCGCCTGCACTTTCACCGACAATGCATTGACCTGGTGGAATTGTCgcgtcaaatccctaaccctaccggtagcaaatgctatgggttgggagagcttgaaggagcTCATGCTCgctgaatactgcccaaggggcgagatgcagaaactggagcatgaactctggaacctgaagatgaaaggttccgacattgcctCCTACACAACTAGATTCTATGATATGGCTcttctttgtccgggaatggtcaccccggaaagcaagaaaattgagaggttcatctggggattgataCCCCCAATGCAAGGGAATTTCTTGGCTGCTAAGCCAACCACTTTTGATAGCGCCAAGTGCGTGGCGCAGACCATCATAGATCACGGAGTTGATCTTGATGCAACAACAACCACTCCTGAACTAGCAAAGGTGAGTGGTGGAAAAAGAAAGTTCTGGAAGCAGCGAAAGGGTCAGACTTCACAGGATCCCTTAAAGAAACAaaaaacggtggcagttcacgctgctactgttggattaatgtctaagtccataactatatttggtatgtacttgacccgacccggcatggtccatttgggttgcacttcaccgacacaatttatatggatagtattttgagaatagtatatttatgatttatattaatatattataagttctaatatattaatataatcatattatttaattagtattgatcaagaatcctacctaataaatgaaaataatttttccacatgtcactcgctcattaacttggacacatgtcattttttggtatttttgattaaatgttttttccatttgtcattttcttattttttatcttttcttaattaacacatcatatttacacctcaattaataattaccttaattcaaaataaccaataaattataatattactactcatataatatttaatatatttccttttaaattcaaatttttaattttaaatttcaaatctaaaattttaaatttaaataaatttttgtttaaactttcatatttaattttttgttttatcgaacccgtataacatacgcgtctcacacctagttaatttataattaattaagtgatcaaaatgaactaattaaatatggactcttagatatatatgtgtagtgggccaagttcatttaggttgggctaagtcttcatggatagtccatggagctttaacccatggatcctaggaaatgaaaggtcatgggtattagggtttaaccctaatcctccacactatataaagatgtccttggttggtgaaatgggcactagtgtgggtacactaagagggctagccaatttcactagagagaaccaagtatccatattctctaaagtcttccaaggtgttttggtgatttgtgatttcacttgaggcttccacactattggggctaagctcttaaagcttgaagacatcaggctacatcaaaaggtatgtcatctaactaaaactttgtagtataagaacttcataatatgttagttaggattaaagccttggaaagttcttatttgcatgtataatagagaaaacatagatccaagggttatagggttgcatgtacaccataggagtgttagaatgctcaaaacccaacagtggtatcagaaccatgggttgttttctgttatattgatgcaaatgctttattttcaaagttgaaaaaaaaaagaaaaaaaaacatgacgtttgtcaaattttaagataattacttttttttttgcgaaaaactaattatttgtaaaatttgaatcatttgctatatgagttgaattaggtcaaatttagtaaaggataaactgatatgattattttattagttttaaaagtttgatctaaagagttttttgaaacctccataagttatggatatgaaaatgtttaaaaaaaattgattcaaagtttttatggagttacaaaatttggtgttaatgttttaaagaattccataacttattcttaagttatggaacatgaaaagtttcatcataaaacaaacatttaactccataagttatggattaccaaaagttttatgtttccttgttttatgagttattttttagattaatgaaaaatatgtgttagatgttttcaatccaaatcaatctaaaagttgttcataaaatgtttttttgtaacttgtcctcaagttatatgaaaagtcacatttatgaatcttaaaaactcataaaaatgccttaggttataAAAAAATGCAGAGTctttttcttataaatagtttttatggctccataacttgtcctcaagttatggatgtccaagagtctcttcattaaaagttttaatactttaattaaaactcataagttatgaaaatccaagagttttgaatagtttcaaaacttgccctcaagttttggaatttgaaaagttttcttttatgaatactttaattccaagttaagcccttagaattttaaagagttaaaattcaacccttatactttataatattacaagttaataatatttatatatatgtataagagtaaagtcagtcttaccgttagtaggcctcattcacgaagccggtctataagggggtataaggttattgcctataaaatggcagtttaatgggtgtccactctcacccaccgcttccttgactggtggagggtcgttagccgaacgggtttgacaggactataattctcccttcattaaaagtattaatgataaatactaagtaactaaactctttataatacccaatcttagttacttaggaaaatgtgaataaggtgctaatccatgaaattacactttgcactttgtttaagtcggttagtggagcgtgtgtggttaaccggcacactaactcatatttaacaaggtaggcaaagggtaacttaatgcttatcatagtatcgatggagcgtgtgtggttaaccggcacatcgattgaggggtaaacacttaagggtaccaagtaatttgcatggttacttcacaccttgttttgtgatcctcggcatcccagtcacaaaacctgaagggcacactcgagattgaaacatgccattgaaagttcaatgaatctcaaagatctaggaatttcaaatccaattaaaacctaattaattattttgttttttgtaacaacgcaaattttcaaacaaatttttcattttaaaaataaagtatttccattcaaaacaaggcataaataatttaagtgtcatgtcaaatacaaattgtctaaatcccaagatcataaaaacattcttcagtgtgtatcgatcacgccggcgccttcccacggtcctcgctagtacctgaatcacatacataacaactgtaagcataaatgcttagtgagttccccaatatactacttacgcacatacgcctttccaggccctgaccttccggtccatgtgtctcaggggacttccgtccctgctgggtaaaccttccggtcctacccacgccgaccttccggtccataacacaacatattgccttccggcccataacatatcgccttccggcccataacatattcgccttccggcccatgacatacatagcacatataacaaataacttaccacatatagcatacatgtcACATAGCATATCTGACcatccggtcacacaatcaacccttccgggtacagtatagtgagaagactcacctcgtgaatactggaagctagcaaatcctgaaatcactcgtgctcgatccactgagctacaacctccctataacatcatatatctcttattaacacttttatcttctaagtttaactgcccctaagaagtcacacataggtcaactctggtcaacggtcaacggtcaacggtcaacttgaccagactcggcgagtgccatggcgactcggcgagtctaaacgtcctccaattctctaaaactccctttc includes:
- the LOC111902324 gene encoding uncharacterized protein LOC111902324 translates to MATTLAFLQIPTIPSKSSSPSQCLIPSVDSSKIHVSNHPINALHLHLHHLKSVSLPLSAVTLPFFLNPQDAFAAGGEYGILEGRSLALIHPIVMGGLFVYTLYAGYLGWQWRRVRTIQDEINELKKQEKPVPVTPEGTPLQSTTPSPLQVKIQQLSEERKELIKGQYKEKHFNAGSILLAFGVFESIGGGVNTYLRTGKLFPGPHLYAGAAITVLWAAAAALVPPMQKGSETARNLHIALNVLNVLLFISQIPTGWDIVLKVFEFTKWP